Below is a window of Terriglobia bacterium DNA.
TCAAGTCCATCATGCAGCAAAACGTCATACGGGCGGAGATGGACAGTACGTTGGGGGAGGCCATGACCATTCTCTTCCAGCATCGTATCCGGCACCTTCCGGTCTTGAACAGCCAGGAGAGGCTGGCGGGGCTGGTAACGGATCGTGATCTGCGCTTTTATATCAGCCATCGTCTGGGTACGATCATGGAAAACAATTCCGATCGCGAGACCCTGCACCACCACCTGAATGTGATTATGGTGCGCCGCGTCATTACCGGCAGACCGGAAATGACCGTGCCGGAGGCCGCGCGGCTGATGTTGGATAATCATGTCGGATGTCTGCCGGTCGTCGATGCCGAACACCATGTTCTCGGAATCGTGACCGCAAGTGATTTTCTCCGTCTGATCGCAGAGGGAAAGCTGCCAGCCTCTCGGTGAAGTTGCCGCACCGCAGGGGTGGCAAGAGTCCGATCCTGTAAGTCTCAAGCGCCCGGCATCTTCGAGCCTCAGCGTCTCGGCGATATGATTTTCGCGGATGCAAACGCTGCCGAGACGGCTTCCTCAGGAGTGGGAGCCTGAATGATCACTGGTGGCGCCTCTCCTGCCGGCGGAATCACCGTCCACGTCTCCAAGGCCACAACGGGTGTGCCGCACTTCAACGCCAGCGCGATTTCCGAAAGGGTTCCATAAGCCCCGTGTACGACGATGATCGCGTGGCTCGTTAAAACATTTATGACATTCCGGGCATTGCCCAATCCGGTCACGATCGGGATGTCGATATAGGGATTTGCCTCAGACGCGCTTGATCCCGGCAGGATCCCCAGGGTGATTCCGCCGGCCTCTTTGGCGCCGGCTGCGGCCGCCTCCATGACGCCCCGGCCGCCCCCGCAGACCAGGATGCCTCCCCGGCGGGCGATGAGAACTCCGACTTCGCGGGCCAGTTCGCGGGCACGAAGTGAGCACTCCGAAGGCCCCATTACGCCGATACGAGGTCGCATGCGCAAGTTCAATGGTCACCTCTCGAGTTGGAAGGAGGGAGGTGTGGGGTGAGGGTCGTCTCCCCCCGGCCGCCCATCCACATGTTCCTAAAACCTGCCACGGATAACTGGTATTTTACATGAGATCTTTCTGCTTTCCCTGCGATGGTCTGCCCTTGGTGAAAACTCGCCCGGCACGCGGCTGGTTCCGGCGGTTATGGGCCGAGATCACTGAGAGGGGCAAGTATATGAAAGACTAAAGCTTTCTCCGAAGTTTATCGAAGAGTAGAGAGCAGGAGCGGTGCAGTCCTGCTCCCGGCACGGTGTACGTGCGCCGGATCTCCCCCATTGCGAGCGAGATAAAATATATGCAAGCAATCAAAGAATCCGCACCTATCCGGATAGACCGAAACTTCGAGATGCCCAGCGTCCCGATCGTACTATCCAGGATCCTGCAGCTGGTGGATGATAATTGTGCTTCGGCACAGCGTTTAGAGGAATTAATCCTGCACGATCCCTCGCTCTCGGTCCGCATTCTCAAGCTGTCAAACTCGGCCTTCTACTCATTTCGCAGCGAGGTCAAGACCATAGCGCACGCCATTACATTGCTTGGGCTCAACCTGGTGAAAAGCCTGGCCATAGGTGTGAGCATCTTCGAGTCTTTCACCAAGGGGCTTCGAGACGAGGCCGGGCACATCTACCAGCTCTGGATGCACTCGTTTGGAGTCGGATTGATGACCCAGGAGATCTGGACCAAGCGCAGCTCGCGCACCCAGGGAGAGTTTGCGCTGCTTTGCGGTCTTCTGCATGATCTGGGAAAGGTCGTCTATTTCAAAAAAGACTCCGTCGGCTACAGCCGGCTGTTTGCCATGAATAAGGGCCCTGAGGATCCGGACATCTGTGGCTGCGAGATCCAATCTTATGGAGTGGACCATGCGACACTGGGGGCAATGCTCACCAAGCAATGGAACCTCCCCCCTGAGCTCGCTACTGCCGTGCGCCACCACCACGACCCAGGCGTCGCGGGACTTCCTCTGGTGGCTGCTGTCTCCATGGCAGACATGCTGATCAAGCAGACGGGCATCGGCTACGACGGTGACTACAAGATCACTGCAGACCTGCCGTGCCTCCGGGCCCTCCTCAACATGGGTGAGGAGGAATTCGATTCGCTGTCGGTTCTTGCAGGCGCCAAGCGCGCGGACGTGGAAGAGTTCTTTCAGCTCAGTTCATGAGCCAGTCTGGAAGAAGGCGATCATGGATATGGATATAGAGGGGAAGATCCGCTCCAGAATTGAGGCCATACTCATCAACGACGCCAAAAATTACGCCGAGATGAAGATGATGGCCAGCCAAGAAGAGCCGCTGGAGGACGATCCCTTTGCCGAAGAGAGGAATCTCTACCAGAGGATCATCAACAACTATCGAAACGCCGTCAGCGAAGTCAACGGTCTGCTCGAAGAAAATGTAGGTTTTCTCTCGGGGTTGTGCCGGATCGTTGAATCCATCCGGGAGAAGGAAGACTTCCAGGAGATCTGCTCGCAGATCGTCGACTGCGTCCTGCAGGACCTGGGAGCTGAGTTTTGCAGTCTGGTTTTCCGCTCGAGAGATGAGTGGGAAGGTGGACCTCTCTATTTTGAGGGGATCCGCGAGCAGCAGAAGTTCCTCTTCAGCCACTCCCATGCCACCCTCCTTGGCAGTCCCGAATTCGCCCGGGTTGTCGCAGGCCTGGCAGACGAGGGAGCTGACTACCTGAATATCGGGGACGTCTATCGGGAAGCCCGCTTCAACACGGTCGATTTCCCAAGTGTCGTGCGCTCCCTGGTCTGCCTCCCGATCGTTGTGCACGACAGGCCCCTGGGCGCGCTGATTCTGAGCCACTCGCTGCCGCACTTTTTCAATCACAATCACACGCGCGTGCTGAAGATTCTGGCCTCCACGGTTGCCCACCTGTGGTTGCTGACCGCCCGGCGCAACAGGCATGTTGAAGCTCTGCATGAGCCCCGGCCCCAGCCCTCTGCTGAGGAAAACGAGGGGGTTCTCTCCGTCGTCCTGCTCAACTTCGAGAGTGACGGTTCCGCCCGAAGGATGTTGGCGGACAGGGAAATGATCAAGAGCATCCGGAGTTCGCTTTCCTCCAGTCTGGAAGGCAAGGAATCCATAATGTCCTACGACGACACCGGGCTTCTCGTGCTGCTCTCGGGAACACCCGAGGGGAGGGTGTCTGAACGCGCGGCAGGATTGCGCGCTGCCTTCGAGAGATGGAAAGTTGTACAAGGGGAAAAAGCGCGCAGCCTTCAGATGAACTTCGGCTACGCGACTTGCGAAAGCGGCGAAGCGCTGACGCGCACGCTTGAAGTCGCTTCGCAGATGATGCACTCCGATCCCGACGAGAACGGCCTCAGTCCAGCTGTGCCGGATTCAAAGCTACACTAGCGCAACCATAGAGCCCGATCCCGTAGTCCGTGATCACGAAAACCGGCGTATGCTCCAGGAGTGCTCGGATGCCGGGAACGTCGCATCGCGTGAACTCTTCCATGAACCGTCCGGTCTGCAGTTCGGACAGAACCTTGGCGGCAACGCCACCTGCAAGGAAAACACCTCCCGGGGCCAGCGGGAAGACGGCACTGTTTTTGGCCGCGCGGGCATAGCATCGCACCCATATGTCCAGAGTGCGCCTGCAGAGATCCTCCGCGTGTGCATTCCGGGCGATGATGGCGGGGCGGTCGTAAGCGTCCGCCATCGAGACCTCGTCAAACACCGCCCGGCTCCCCTTTCCAGGTTCCAGTTCCCACAATGCCTGGTAGATGTTCGCGATGCCGGGCCCGCTGACCACTTTCTCGCAATCAATCGGATTGAGCGGCGAGTGGTTCCGGTTGCGGCGGATCCACTGGGCGATCCTGAACTCAATCTCCTCAACGGCAGCGAAGTCCGCATGCCCCCCCTCACCGGGGATGGGGCGAAATCGTCCGATCTTAGAGTCAAGGATCATGATGCTGGTCCCCAAACCCGTACCCGCGCCAATGATCACAGCCGTTTTCCTGCTGCCCCGATTCCGCGGCAGCTCTCCTGCCTCCGACAAGCGCACGAACGCTTCCGGTTTGTTCGCCATTAGAATCTCGAAGCCGTAACCAACTGCCTCGAAGTCATTCATCAATGTGATTTCGGACAGCCCAGTGCGCGTGCGAATCTCCTCGACCGTAAATCCCCAAGCCAGATTGGTCGCGAACGCTTTCAGCCTGCCGGGTTCCACGGGACCTGCGAAGTCGATACATGCCTTGCTGACGGCCGGCTCGAGATGGGATCCTTCCTTTTCGAGATACTCCTGCAGCAATGCAGGGAAATCAGTGATCCCGCGGCTCGAATATGTCCGTTGGCTCACAGGATCAAAAAGGTCACCGCCGCGGTAAGCGAATATCGCGACGGTTGCGTGCGTCCCTCCCAGATCGGCCACCAGGATATGTGTCAACACGTCAGGCATAAGCCCGCCCCCTTGTTGTATCAAGATTGTGGCACAGCTCACCCGCTCTTCCCAATTGGTATTGATCGAATCGAGGACATCAAGACCGCACGAAATCGCAGTAGGGACTTGCCAGTGAGTCGGTGATGCAGAATCTTGAGAGGATTGGGCGCAACCGGTGGTCAGCAGCGTTCGAAAGGATGCGATAGGCCACCCTCTGGACACGACTCTCTTCCGCTTCAGGAGACAGTTGCCCCCCGTCAGGCAGAATGGTGCTCAATCTCACGAGGTGGACCATTTCGTGCGTCAGGATGTAGACAAGAAACGGGTACAGGTCCGGATCCAGGTTTTCCCGGACTGCCACGGTCAAAATGCTGGGATCGTTGAGCTGGATGCGATAAAAATCGTATGGGGTGTTTCGCGACGAGCGGATCTGGTGCAGCCGCTGAACCCGTGCGAGAGCTGAATCCGGCAAAGGTTCCCACTCGGAATCCTGGCGCGTTACCAGATCGTATTTCAGCTGCTGCCATCGATAGGGTGGAATGCGGTAATAGTGAAGTGTGTGTTCCTCTGCCTCATCCATGGCTCGAATCGCCAGATTTCTTTGGCCCGATGAAAATTGCACGGCCGTGCCTCCAGGCTTGCCCCGGCGCCTCCCCTAAGCGGAGCCCTTGCCTGCCTCGGATTTTGTTGTGCTCCCCTTGTTACCGCCGGTATCCGACTTATCAGCCGCCTTTGGGCTATCAGAAGTAGAAGCAGGACTTTGCGAAGGCTGAGATTTCTTTGCGTAATCGGTGAGGTACCATCCAGAGCCCTTCAGCTGAAAGCTACTGTGGCTGATCAGTTGATCGACCTTGCCGCCGCAGAATCTGCATTCGGTCAATGGAAGATCAGTAATCTTCTGAAAGGCTTCGAAAATCTCGCCGCACTTTGTGCATTTATATTCGTAGATCGGCACCGCACTTACCTCCTCAAACCCCTGAAAATTCATTCGTTCTATCTATATAACGCTGCTTCCCGGGTGTGTCAAATCGAACCGGTGGCAGGTCGGAGAGGTTTCGTCTACATAAATTCAGCGGGAACGAAGGAAAGATGTCTGCCAAAACCAAACTCTCGAGGCCTGACACCTTCCTTTACCCGGCAAAATCGACAGTGACAGGGTGTGGAATCAAGCCCTGGGAATGCGCTTTTTTCAGAAGCAGCCGGACCGCCCTCCGTCCGTCTTCGCCGTAATCCAGAGTCCTGCGGTTGACATACATGGACACGAACTGATCTGCCTCCCCGTGGCTGAGGCCACGCGCATACTGCAAAGCATGCTGAAGCGCGTCACGCCGGTGGTCGAGAGCATATTGGATGCTCTCCTTGATCAGGCGCGAAATTTCCAGGATGCGTTCCGGTCCGAGATCCCTGCGGATGCCGTTCCCACCCAGGGGAAGAGGCAGTCCGGTCCGTTCATGCCACCATTGTCCCAGATCGAGTACCTTATGTAATCCCTCCTGTGCGTAGGTGAGTTGACCCTCGTGAATCAAGAGCCCCGCATCGACCTCACGGCGCGCCACGGCGCCCATGATCTGATCGAACGGCATGACCACAGGGCGGAAATCAGGTTGAAACAGCCTGAGCGCGAGGAAGGCCGTTGTTAGGGTTCCCGGCACTGCGATTTTGCGGCCGCGCACGTCCTGGGCCTCCCACGCCTCGATCGATACCACTATGGGGCCGTATCGATCCCCCATGCTGGCTCCGGAAGGAAGCAGCGCGTAACGGTCGGATACATAAGCATATGCGTGGAATGAAAGGGCCGTGACCTCATATTCGCCTTTGAGCGC
It encodes the following:
- a CDS encoding CBS domain-containing protein, coding for MPTETEEPVRLKSIMQQNVIRAEMDSTLGEAMTILFQHRIRHLPVLNSQERLAGLVTDRDLRFYISHRLGTIMENNSDRETLHHHLNVIMVRRVITGRPEMTVPEAARLMLDNHVGCLPVVDAEHHVLGIVTASDFLRLIAEGKLPASR
- a CDS encoding TIGR00725 family protein, whose translation is MRPRIGVMGPSECSLRARELAREVGVLIARRGGILVCGGGRGVMEAAAAGAKEAGGITLGILPGSSASEANPYIDIPIVTGLGNARNVINVLTSHAIIVVHGAYGTLSEIALALKCGTPVVALETWTVIPPAGEAPPVIIQAPTPEEAVSAAFASAKIISPRR
- a CDS encoding HDOD domain-containing protein; translation: MQAIKESAPIRIDRNFEMPSVPIVLSRILQLVDDNCASAQRLEELILHDPSLSVRILKLSNSAFYSFRSEVKTIAHAITLLGLNLVKSLAIGVSIFESFTKGLRDEAGHIYQLWMHSFGVGLMTQEIWTKRSSRTQGEFALLCGLLHDLGKVVYFKKDSVGYSRLFAMNKGPEDPDICGCEIQSYGVDHATLGAMLTKQWNLPPELATAVRHHHDPGVAGLPLVAAVSMADMLIKQTGIGYDGDYKITADLPCLRALLNMGEEEFDSLSVLAGAKRADVEEFFQLSS
- a CDS encoding GAF domain-containing protein, coding for MDMDIEGKIRSRIEAILINDAKNYAEMKMMASQEEPLEDDPFAEERNLYQRIINNYRNAVSEVNGLLEENVGFLSGLCRIVESIREKEDFQEICSQIVDCVLQDLGAEFCSLVFRSRDEWEGGPLYFEGIREQQKFLFSHSHATLLGSPEFARVVAGLADEGADYLNIGDVYREARFNTVDFPSVVRSLVCLPIVVHDRPLGALILSHSLPHFFNHNHTRVLKILASTVAHLWLLTARRNRHVEALHEPRPQPSAEENEGVLSVVLLNFESDGSARRMLADREMIKSIRSSLSSSLEGKESIMSYDDTGLLVLLSGTPEGRVSERAAGLRAAFERWKVVQGEKARSLQMNFGYATCESGEALTRTLEVASQMMHSDPDENGLSPAVPDSKLH
- a CDS encoding glucokinase; its protein translation is MPDVLTHILVADLGGTHATVAIFAYRGGDLFDPVSQRTYSSRGITDFPALLQEYLEKEGSHLEPAVSKACIDFAGPVEPGRLKAFATNLAWGFTVEEIRTRTGLSEITLMNDFEAVGYGFEILMANKPEAFVRLSEAGELPRNRGSRKTAVIIGAGTGLGTSIMILDSKIGRFRPIPGEGGHADFAAVEEIEFRIAQWIRRNRNHSPLNPIDCEKVVSGPGIANIYQALWELEPGKGSRAVFDEVSMADAYDRPAIIARNAHAEDLCRRTLDIWVRCYARAAKNSAVFPLAPGGVFLAGGVAAKVLSELQTGRFMEEFTRCDVPGIRALLEHTPVFVITDYGIGLYGCASVALNPAQLD
- a CDS encoding zinc ribbon domain-containing protein; this encodes MPIYEYKCTKCGEIFEAFQKITDLPLTECRFCGGKVDQLISHSSFQLKGSGWYLTDYAKKSQPSQSPASTSDSPKAADKSDTGGNKGSTTKSEAGKGSA
- a CDS encoding ABC transporter substrate-binding protein, coding for MEIRIAHSPDSDDAFMFYALATNKLPTGELTFTHRLEDIETLNRKALKGEYEVTALSFHAYAYVSDRYALLPSGASMGDRYGPIVVSIEAWEAQDVRGRKIAVPGTLTTAFLALRLFQPDFRPVVMPFDQIMGAVARREVDAGLLIHEGQLTYAQEGLHKVLDLGQWWHERTGLPLPLGGNGIRRDLGPERILEISRLIKESIQYALDHRRDALQHALQYARGLSHGEADQFVSMYVNRRTLDYGEDGRRAVRLLLKKAHSQGLIPHPVTVDFAG